The genomic interval TCCCTTCTTTAATAGGGTATAAATGTGTTTCTTCAACAATTCTTTCTCCATTAAATAATGCCCTTAATGACACTCGAAATTCATGTTTTTTCTCATAAACTCCAAATTTATAAACGTCCATCATTATTTTGGTATGGTACATGGCTTTACCATTTTCTTTTTCGATCAAAATAAATCTTTCTTTATTTTGGCATTCTACTTTACATTTTCCTTTTTTAATAGTTTCTGGCGCACTTTCCATGTTTAATCCTTATACAACTTCTTTTAACATTAAAGAATTATTTTCATTTTTTATCAGCTCTAATAATTCATAGTAATACGTATCAAATACTTTATTATATTCTAATTTCTTTTTGCTATTCAAATATGTTCTTATAATTGGCTTTAAAAGTTCAATATTTGCCTTTTCTTTCAGTTTATCAATAAGAATATTGAAAATATATGTCTTTATATTTTTATAATCTTTTTGTAGGTTTTCTTTTTTCAATTCAATTAATTTTTCCAATTTACGTTTTATTGCATTTAAATCGCTATATTTCTGATGTTCAATAATAAAATGGGGTTTATTTTTGTAAATTTCATATACTTTTTGGATATTTGTTTTCAATTGTTCTAAATTGTACCCTTTTTCTTCTAATTCTTTTTGAATATTTTCTAGAATTTCTTTTAATTTATTTTGCTTGTCTTTATAGCAAGATTTATTAAAAGAAATATGTTTATTTTTTGTTAAACTGTTTTCATATCTTTTGACGGTTTTAAATATTTCAATTGCCAAATTTGTACTAACATCTAATTTTAATAAATCCAAAAGAGTTTTTTTATTGGAAAAGTTACATTTATTGAAATACTTTATTTTTTTGTATTCTTCTATTTTATTAGAATTTCTTTCTTCTTTTATATTATTTTTATTACATAAACACTCCTCCGACTCTACATTACCCTTTTTTGGAGATTTGTCTTTAAGGTAGTTATTCACTCTAGATTTAAATCTAGAGTGAATTTTTTCTTGAAAGTATTGGTTGATTTTAAAGTGGCATACATTTTTTTCATAATTAAGATGATAGTAAATTTCAGTGCCAAAATTTACACCCAAATGTTTGTAGTAGTTGGTTGTTACTTTAAATTCTCTTTCTAATTTGTAAAGATATTTTTGCAGTGTTCTTAATGTAGTAGGAGCTTGACCATTTCTTTTTAGATTTTCATTAAAGTAATAGAGTATGGTTTTTTGTGTATATTTCTTATGTTTAGTGTTTATGTAGGCTAGTGTTGAGATAAGAACTATTAATTTACGTTGTAATTTGTTGTGGCAATTTGGATATTTTTTATTGGTCGAAACATTGTTCATGTTTTCTCCTTTATTTGTTTAATATTAATGATAATTAATATAATGCAAAATTTTGATTTAAAAGTAAATAGTTTTCAAAAAAATATTATATTTAATTATTAATCACATTAATTAAATATAATATTTGTAATTTAGTGAAAAGATTGATTTTAATCATAAGTTAGACTATACTGCAAATAGCGTAGGAATACATTGTCATATGTTTAACCTACCTTTATTTGTTAATTTGCAAAAAAATAATTGAAAGAGCTTAGCTTAGTTCTTTTATAAAGAGAATCTAGCTAAGCTCTATTTTTTTGTAAAAATTTTTGTAAAAAAGTTGGCAAAAATAGTTTTTGCTATATATTTATTTTTATAAAACAAATAAAGGAGTACATTATGAACAATGTTTCAGAAAAAAACCAAGATATACAAAATGATATTCAAGCAAAAATAAGTTTCAAAAGAGATATGCAAACTCTAATTTTGAATTTACCAGGTATTGATAAAAGTCTTCAGGGACATAAGTATAAGTATCAGGATTTCAATGACATAGTTAGAGTAATAAAAAATGTTATTAAGGAACATAAATTGGATCTTATGTTTACGCAAGATCCAATTTCTAAATATGTAGATGGTCAAAAGGAACATGTTATTAGGACCACATTCTACAGTACAATTAGTGGGTATGAAGAGTCTTTTGATACACCAATGCTTACAGAAAATTTACAATGGGACAGTGAAACTGGGTCTAAAGTTGTAAGTACAGCGCATCAAATGTTTGGCTCATCTATTACTTATGTCAAAAGGTACGCTTTAGTGGGACATCTTAACATAGAAAGTGAAGTGGATACTGATGCAGCGCCTAATTACGATAATTATGAAAACAGAAATTCTACACCTAACAAGCAAGTTAATATCAATCAAGAACAAGAACAAAAAAA from Borreliella spielmanii carries:
- a CDS encoding ERF family protein; its protein translation is MNNVSEKNQDIQNDIQAKISFKRDMQTLILNLPGIDKSLQGHKYKYQDFNDIVRVIKNVIKEHKLDLMFTQDPISKYVDGQKEHVIRTTFYSTISGYEESFDTPMLTENLQWDSETGSKVVSTAHQMFGSSITYVKRYALVGHLNIESEVDTDAAPNYDNYENRNSTPNKQVNINQEQEQKKEQKKEIDQNQKKEIKQEQKKDRLYYYSIFKEALSNIKNWVNSPTEKDNIVSIIQKIRFIQNIDPNNVDDIKKIEADLIAYLEKNSDFKSINYWAEIIKDYFKKNNRLKDLQDFEKFMSFKRTAYGPSPLLFFSVLKEEKQFDYIFAA
- a CDS encoding plasmid maintenance protein, with the translated sequence MNNVSTNKKYPNCHNKLQRKLIVLISTLAYINTKHKKYTQKTILYYFNENLKRNGQAPTTLRTLQKYLYKLEREFKVTTNYYKHLGVNFGTEIYYHLNYEKNVCHFKINQYFQEKIHSRFKSRVNNYLKDKSPKKGNVESEECLCNKNNIKEERNSNKIEEYKKIKYFNKCNFSNKKTLLDLLKLDVSTNLAIEIFKTVKRYENSLTKNKHISFNKSCYKDKQNKLKEILENIQKELEEKGYNLEQLKTNIQKVYEIYKNKPHFIIEHQKYSDLNAIKRKLEKLIELKKENLQKDYKNIKTYIFNILIDKLKEKANIELLKPIIRTYLNSKKKLEYNKVFDTYYYELLELIKNENNSLMLKEVV